From Rhodanobacteraceae bacterium, the proteins below share one genomic window:
- a CDS encoding SSU ribosomal protein S1p, with the protein MTESFAELFEQSQSLAKLKPGAIVSGTVVEIRPDVVVVNAGLKSEGIVPIEQFRNEDGELEVELGDEVKVALDAIEDGFGETKLSREKAKRSMVWDELEQAFENQEAISGRINGKVKGGFTVDIRDVRAFLPGSLVDVRPVRDPGYLEGKDLEFKIIKLDRKRNNVVVSRRAVVESEHSEEREQLLEKLQEGAILHGVVKNLTDYGAFVDLGGIDGLLHITDMAWKRVRHPSEVVNVGDELDVRVLKFDRERNRVSLGLKQLGDDPWVSITRRYPSGTRLFGKVSNVTDYGCFVELEPGVEGLVHVSEMDWTNKNVNPAKVVQVGDEVEVMVLDVDEERRRISLGMKQTQSNPWEAFAATFKKGDKVHGAIKSITDFGIFVGLDGGIDGLVHLSDISWQGNGEELVRDFKKGEEVDAVVLAVDPERERISLGIKQLEQDPFGQFMAAHPRGATLTGTVKEVDAKGAVIDLADGIEGYLSARDFSKDRIDDLSQHLKVGEKIEAKFTGMDRKGRMLSLSIRAKDEDEMAETLSEYQNQYADRGTTKLGALLKEQLNKSE; encoded by the coding sequence ATGACCGAAAGTTTTGCCGAACTGTTTGAACAGAGCCAGTCGCTGGCCAAATTGAAACCCGGAGCCATCGTCTCCGGCACCGTCGTCGAAATCCGCCCCGATGTGGTGGTGGTGAACGCCGGACTGAAATCGGAAGGCATCGTGCCGATCGAGCAGTTCCGCAACGAGGACGGCGAACTCGAAGTGGAACTGGGCGACGAAGTCAAGGTCGCGCTGGACGCGATCGAGGATGGTTTCGGCGAAACCAAGTTGTCGCGCGAGAAGGCCAAGCGCTCGATGGTGTGGGACGAACTGGAACAGGCGTTCGAGAACCAGGAAGCCATCAGCGGTCGCATCAACGGCAAGGTCAAGGGCGGCTTCACCGTGGACATCCGCGACGTGCGCGCGTTCCTGCCGGGTTCGCTGGTGGACGTGCGCCCGGTGCGCGATCCGGGCTATCTCGAAGGCAAGGATCTGGAATTCAAGATCATCAAGCTCGACCGCAAGCGCAACAACGTGGTGGTCAGCCGCCGCGCGGTGGTCGAGAGCGAGCACTCCGAGGAGCGCGAACAGCTGCTGGAGAAGCTGCAGGAAGGCGCGATCCTGCACGGCGTGGTCAAGAACCTCACCGACTACGGTGCGTTCGTGGACCTCGGCGGCATCGATGGCCTGCTGCACATCACCGACATGGCGTGGAAGCGCGTGCGCCATCCGTCCGAAGTCGTCAACGTGGGCGACGAGCTCGACGTGCGCGTGTTGAAGTTCGACCGCGAGCGCAACCGCGTTTCGCTGGGCCTGAAGCAGCTGGGCGATGATCCGTGGGTCAGCATCACCCGCCGTTATCCGTCGGGCACCCGCCTGTTCGGCAAGGTTTCCAACGTCACCGATTACGGCTGCTTCGTGGAGCTGGAGCCGGGCGTGGAAGGCCTGGTGCACGTGTCGGAGATGGACTGGACCAACAAGAACGTCAACCCGGCCAAGGTGGTGCAGGTCGGCGATGAAGTGGAAGTGATGGTGCTGGACGTCGACGAAGAGCGCCGCCGCATCTCGCTGGGCATGAAACAGACCCAGTCGAACCCGTGGGAAGCCTTCGCGGCGACCTTCAAGAAGGGCGACAAGGTGCACGGCGCGATCAAGTCGATCACCGACTTCGGCATCTTCGTGGGCCTGGACGGCGGCATCGACGGCCTGGTGCACCTGTCCGACATTTCCTGGCAGGGCAACGGCGAAGAACTGGTCCGCGACTTCAAGAAGGGTGAGGAAGTCGATGCGGTGGTGCTGGCGGTCGATCCGGAGCGCGAACGCATCAGCCTCGGCATCAAGCAGCTGGAACAGGATCCGTTCGGCCAGTTCATGGCCGCGCATCCGCGTGGCGCGACCCTCACCGGCACGGTGAAGGAAGTCGATGCCAAGGGCGCTGTGATCGATCTCGCCGACGGCATCGAGGGCTATCTTTCGGCACGCGACTTTTCGAAGGACCGCATCGACGATCTCAGCCAGCACCTCAAGGTCGGCGAAAAGATCGAGGCCAAGTTCACCGGCATGGATCGCAAGGGCCGCATGTTGTCGCTCTCGATCCGCGCCAAGGACGAGGACGAGATGGCCGAGACCCTGTCCGAGTACCAGAACCAGTACGCGGACCGCGGCACGACCAAGCTGGGCGCGTTGCTCAAAGAGCAGTTGAACAAGTCTGAATAA
- a CDS encoding Integration host factor beta subunit: MTKSELIAALAERQKHLAFADVELAVRNVIEQMSGALATGDRIEIRGFGSFSLHYRPPRTGRNPKTGTAVALPGKYVPHFKPGKELRQRVNEGASA, from the coding sequence ATGACCAAATCCGAATTGATTGCCGCGCTCGCGGAGCGCCAGAAACACTTGGCGTTCGCCGACGTCGAACTCGCGGTGCGCAACGTCATCGAGCAGATGAGCGGCGCGCTGGCGACCGGCGACCGCATCGAGATCCGCGGCTTCGGCAGCTTCTCGCTGCATTACCGTCCGCCACGCACCGGCCGCAATCCCAAGACCGGCACCGCCGTGGCGCTGCCCGGCAAGTACGTCCCGCATTTCAAGCCGGGCAAGGAACTGCGGCAGCGCGTGAACGAGGGCGCCTCCGCGTAA